A single window of Vigna unguiculata cultivar IT97K-499-35 chromosome 1, ASM411807v1, whole genome shotgun sequence DNA harbors:
- the LOC114175574 gene encoding uncharacterized protein LOC114175574 translates to MDEMRRMSKWDYICAVRGKGSTHTSKVNYIVRRGQPYLWVPENDMHNVNTIIDERGSFAVASPFPGPLGALLKSLKKLPPRIALSGDVLPLKEEKAKSLAEKLQEVKVSEQKAIKEFSYTVSGVLSSSASRTSRSDNLQGLLGDNERYTVYRFKTSFNPTDSYIWFELYGPPSDRDVNLIGNVIQSWYVMGRLGAFNSSNLQITNSSMEFHPLYDADKGFKVMPSSFHDINDIESHDNWGRVWIAAVATGLS, encoded by the exons ATGGATGAAATGAGAAGAATGAGCAAATGGGACTATATTTGTGCTGTTAGAGG CAAAGGGAGTACCCATACATCTAAGGTTAATTACATAGTTAGGAGGGGACAGCCATACCTTTGGGTGCCAGAAAACGATATGCATAATGtg AACACAATCATTGATGAGCGAGGTTCATTTGCTGTGGCCAGCCCCTTTCCAGGTCCACTGGGTGCCTTATTGAAATCATTGAAAAAG TTACCACCTCGGATTGCTTTATCTGGGGATGTTCTTCCTcttaaagaagaaaag GCGAAGTCTCTTGCAGAAAAACTTCAGGAAGTCAAAGTATCTGAGCAAAAAGCAATCAAAGAGTTCAGTTATACTGTTTCTGGAGTACTAAGTTCTAGTGCTAGCAGAACATCTAGAAGTGATAATCTTCAGGGTCTATTGGGAGACAATGAAAGATACACTGTGTATAGATTTAAAACAAG CTTCAATCCAACTGATTCATATATCTGGTTTGAATTGTATGGACCACCATCAGATCGGGATGTTAATCTAATCGGTAAT GTTATTCAATCATGGTATGTCATGGGTCGCCTTGGTGCCTTCAATTCATCAAATTTGCAG ATAACAAATTCATCAATGGAGTTTCATCCACTATATGATGCAGACAAGGGTTTCAAAGTCATGCCATCATCTTTCCATGATATCAATGATATTGAATCCCATGACAACTGGGGTCGTGTTTG gATTGCTGCTGTAGCTACTGGACTGAGCTAG
- the LOC114193342 gene encoding E3 ubiquitin-protein ligase makorin-like: MIFSKIIKRNLTDPDTAPKNPHTRFKWIALRFSPSHFVLYSPFLPFHFLNSHSIVMSYRVCKFYARGACLKGDQCDFVHERRDGVNYNICTYYQKGVCAYGSRCRYKHVKAYEASSSSSSNGRHPPVSDSVVNHTTKGASSWVPKASKSSSLDKCARSSQHKIVVCSGNDVGESSSSGTTPSGLLFCSFAAANCPRGNKCSRVHGNRCLYCRKFCLHPTDREERENHLATCEKKEKYFQALNDSQEVECNVCLERVLSKPRPSDCKFGLLPECDHAFCLSCIRNWRNSAPTSGMDMSNNGTANTVRTCPVCRKLSYFVIPSGIWYSTKEEKQEIIDNYKANCKQIDCKHFNFGNGNCPFGASCFYKHTVKPGSYTWIHRRPPPPQRRQNNLNMNEMLDMLSDVDLTSAEYLSIMRDSDLFDDMDPFGMIDISDRLAGESGLCFGPFDSDEEGVDFFQMAALSEALVSGVDDFGLEDFDDEEFNPMEAALLSMMMHSNIDEDEEEEYSDEYY; encoded by the exons atgatcttttctaaaataattaaacgaAATTTAACGGACCCCGACACAGCGCCAAAAAACCCTCATACCCGGTTCAAATGGATCGCACTTAGGTTTTCACCGTCACATTTTGTCCTTTATTCCCCTTTTCTTCCGTTCCATTTCCTCAATTCCCACTCCATCGTCATGTCCTACAG GGTTTGCAAGTTCTATGCCCGTGGAGCGTGTTTGAAAGGTGATCAATGTGATTTTGTTCATGAGAGAAGGGATGGTGTAAATTATAAT ATTTGTACCTATTATCAAAAAGGAGTATGTGCTTATGGCAGTAGATGCAGATATAAACATGTCAAAGCTTATGAAGCGTCATCTTCGTCTTCATCAAACGGACGTCATCCTCCTGTCTCAGATTCTGTGGTGAATCATACCACCAAAGGGGCATCGAGCTGGGTTCCAAAGGCTTCAAAGTCATCTTCATTAGACAAGTGTGCAAGGAGTTCACAACATAAGATTGTGGTCTGTTCTGGAAATGATGTTGGTGAATCCAGTTCTAGTGGTACTACACCATCTGGACTTTTGTTTTGTTCATTTGCTGCTGCCAACTGCCCCCGTGGAAATAAATGTTCTCGTGTTCATGGAAATCGATGTTTATACTGTAGAAAATTTTGCTTACATCCTACTGACAGAGAGGAAAGAGAAAATCATCTGGCAACTtgtgagaaaaaggaaaaatattttcaggCTTTGAATGATAGCCAAGAAGTAGAATGCAATGTTTGTTTGGAGCGTGTTCTTTCCAAGCCTAGACCATCTGATTGTAAGTTTGGTCTGCTTCCTGAATGTGACCATGCTTTTTGTTTATCCTGTATCCGCAATTGGCGTAATAGTGCCCCAACCTCTGGAATGGACATGAGTAATAATGGAACTGCTAATACAGTGAGAACATGTCCTGTTTGTCGCAAACTATCATATTTTGTCATTCCAAGTGGTATTTGGTATTCTACTAaggaagaaaaacaagaaattaTTGATAACTACAAGGCAAACTGCAA gCAAATTGATTGCAAGCATTTTAACTTCGGAAACGGGAATTGTCCATTTGGGGCTAGCTGCTTCTACAAG CACACTGTGAAGCCCGGCTCATACACATGGATACATCGcaggccaccaccaccacagcgGAGACAAAACAATCTTAACATGAATGAGATGTTGGACATGCTCAGCGATGTTGATTTAACTAGTGCTGAATATCTTTCTATCATGAGGGACTCGGATCTTTTTGATGATATGGATCCATTTGGGATGATAGATATATCTGATAGGCTTGCTGGTGAATCAGGTCTTTGTTTTGGCCCTTTTGATTCTGATGAAGAAGGGGTAGATTTTTTTCAGATGGCTGCATTGTCAGAAGCACTGGTTTCTGGTGTGGATGATTTTGGTcttgaagattttgatgatgaagaGTTCAACCCTATGGAGGCTGCCTTGTTATCCATGATGATGCATTCTAAcatagatgaagatgaagaggaAGAATACAGTGATGAGTACTACTAG
- the LOC114186983 gene encoding protein WHAT'S THIS FACTOR 1, chloroplastic, whose product MALCLPLSFSNPKPVASLSSSFVHGRTKPSSFSINEKLKTGNRLQNVSVSISCSSIKLVRDRALDRHVVTKYRIRFVQKLKTLLLSKSKHYIPVHILCKCRSYLGLPKPRSILSMIHRYPSIFEVFNMSWPSKPLYATKLHPKLCVRLTPAAAAVAAEELAFQSSISNMLAGKLQKLLMLSSRRQLLLSKLVHFAPHLGLPPNFRSRLCNDHPEKFRTVETPYGRALELVSWDVNLAKCLPPRASHDPGFIVDRPLKFKQLRLRKGLNLKRRHQDFLLRFEEMPEVCPYRNPAEAFSKESLEAEKRSCAVVREILAITVEKRTLIDHLTHFRKEFGFPNKLRGMIIRHPELFYVSLKGQRHSVFLVEGFGEKGDLLEKEEILSIQDKWMDLARESKRMRRERRKNRFSKDTGSLKGADQNNSDTDDDDYDDNIGIDNFENGYDDGFENIFEELDFEAEDDDQGDNIFSQSNYGQFWTAEPFPIQHGLDEPQMQPW is encoded by the coding sequence ATGGCACTTTGTCTCCCTCTTTCATTCAGCAATCCCAAACCAGTTGCTTCCCTAAGTTCCAGTTTCGTTCATGGCAGAACAAAACCCTCATCCTTTTCGATCAACGAGAAACTGAAAACGGGTAACCGTCTCCAAAATGTCTctgtttcaatttcttgttcCTCAATAAAACTTGTCCGTGACCGTGCACTCGATAGGCATGTTGTCACGAAGTATAGGATTAGGTTTgttcaaaagttaaaaactttACTTCTCTCAAAATCGAAACATTACATTCCAGTTCATATTCTGTGTAAATGTCGTTCTTATCTTGGTCTTCCCAAGCCTCGTTCAATACTTTCTATGATTCATAGATATCCATCCATTTTTGAAGTCTTCAATATGTCATGGCCTTCAAAACCACTCTATGCAACCAAGTTGCATCCCAAACTCTGTGTTCGATTAACCCCAGCTGCAGCTGCTGTTGCAGCTGAGGAATTGGCTTTTCAATCTTCCATTTCCAACATGTTGGCAGGGAAACTGCAAAAGCTTCTTATGCTATCTTCTCGCCGCCAGCTACTTCTGTCCAAATTGGTTCACTTTGCTCCACATCTTGGTCTCCCTCCTAATTTCAGGTCCAGGTTGTGCAATGATCATCCAGAGAAATTCAGGACTGTTGAGACCCCCTATGGCCGTGCACTTGAGCTTGTATCTTGGGATGTGAACTTGGCAAAGTGTTTACCTCCTCGTGCTTCTCATGATCCTGGTTTCATAGTTGATCGTCCTTTGAAGTTCAAGCAATTGAGGCTTCGAAAGGGGCTTAATTTAAAGAGGCGTCACCAGGATTTCTTGCTGAGATTTGAAGAAATGCCTGAAGTGTGCCCCTATAGGAACCCTGCTGAGGCTTTTTCCAAGGAATCGTTGGAGGCAGAAAAGAGATCTTGTGCAGTGGTAAGGGAGATTCTTGCAATCACAGTTGAAAAGAGGACTCTGATAGACCACTTGACTCATTTCAGAAAGGAGTTTGGCTTCCCAAACAAGTTGAGAGGGATGATAATAAGGCACCCGGAGTTGTTTTATGTGAGTTTGAAAGGGCAACGACACTCAGTTTTCTTGGTGGAGGGGTTTGGTGAGAAGGGTGACTTATTGGAGAAGGAAGAGATTTTATCCATACAGGATAAATGGATGGACTTGGCTAGGGAGTCCAAGAGAATGAGAcgagagagaaggaagaatagGTTTAGCAAAGATACTGGGAGCTTGAAAGGAGCTGATCAAAATAATTCTGACACTGATGATGATGACTACGATGATAATATTGGGATCGACAATTTTGAGAATGGGTATGATGATGGTTTTGAGAATATATTTGAGGAGTTGGATTTCGAGGCTGAGGATGATGATCAAGGAGACAACATTTTTTCTCAAAGCAACTATGGACAATTCTGGACTGCAGAACCTTTTCCTATTCAACATGGTTTGGATGAACCTCAGATGCAGCCTTGGTAG
- the LOC114178576 gene encoding thylakoid lumenal 19 kDa protein, chloroplastic — MATTTTTIFLSPSAILSTTTTTTTPPSPCKSLLPFKQPLTNLTAAATIAAILTTAPLPSLAQEFPSYQVYYGTAASAANYGGYGGNSNKKDSAEYVYDVPAGWKERLVSKVEKGTNGTDSEFYNPKKKAEKEYLTFLAGFRQLAPKDVILNNLALSDVDLQDLIANADSLSSEEVKDDKGQLYYVYEIDGVGTHSLISVTCAKNKLYAHFVNAPTPEWNRDKDMLRHVHESFKTVGSF; from the exons ATggcaaccaccaccaccaccatcttcttATCCCCATCGGCCATtctctccaccaccaccacaaccaccaccccACCCTCCCCATGCAAGTCCCTCCTCCCCTTCAAACAGCCCTTAACGAACTTAACTGCCGCCGCCACCATCGCCGCCATTCTAACCACCGCACCACTGCCTTCCCTGGCGCAAGAGTTCCCCTCCTACCAAGTCTACTACGGCACTGCCGCCAGCGCCGCCAACTACGGCGGCTACGGCGGCAACTCCAACAAGAAGGACTCTGCTGAGTATGTCTACGACGTCCCTGCTGGCTGGAAGGAACGCTTGGTGTCCAAGGTCGAAAAGG GTACTAACGGAACGGACAGTGAGTTCTACAACCCGAAGAAGAAGGCAGAGAAAGAGTACCTCACTTTTCTTGCTGGGTTTCGGCAACTTGCACCAAAAGATGTGATTTTGAACAACTTGGCACTCTCTGATGTGGATTTGCAGGACCTGATAGCCAATGCTGATAGCTTGAGCTCTGAGGAGGTGAAAGATGATAAGGGGCAGCTGTATTATGTGTATGAGATTGATGGGGTTGGCACTCATAGCTTGATCTCAGTTACTTGTGCCAAGAACAAGCTCTATGCTCATTTTGTCAATGCCCCCACTCCAGAGTGGAACAGGGACAAGGACATGCTGAGGCATGTTCATGAGTCTTTCAAGACTGTGGGGTCTTTTTAG